A single genomic interval of Bradyrhizobium sp. AZCC 1693 harbors:
- a CDS encoding SAM hydroxide adenosyltransferase encodes MLARGDPPPGQPRHDGADRRADWPDDLCEIVYVDHYGNAMTGLRAAMLPPGARLTAAGRVLDRARTFSDLPPGAAFWYENSNGLAELAVNQGRADRDLGLAIGSPVEIVA; translated from the coding sequence ATGCTGGCGCGCGGTGATCCGCCCCCCGGCCAGCCACGTCACGATGGCGCAGATCGCCGGGCAGACTGGCCGGATGACCTCTGCGAGATCGTCTACGTCGATCACTACGGCAATGCCATGACCGGGCTGAGGGCGGCTATGCTGCCGCCCGGCGCAAGGCTGACCGCGGCAGGTCGGGTTCTGGATCGCGCGAGGACCTTCAGTGATCTGCCGCCAGGCGCGGCTTTCTGGTATGAGAACTCCAACGGGTTGGCCGAACTTGCCGTCAATCAGGGGCGGGCGGACCGCGATCTCGGTCTTGCCATCGGCAGTCCGGTCGAGATCGTCGCATGA